The DNA region GAGCGCGACTTGCAGATCGCGCGTATTTTCGCACATGCGGCGGAAGAAGCGGGCGTCGAACGCATCATCTATCTTGGCGAGTTGGTTGACCCGACCGCAAACTTATCGCCGTATTTACGCGCGCGTCATGAAACGGGCTATCTGCTTCGATACAGCAAAGTGCCCGTCACCGAGATACGCGCGGGCATGATCATCGGTTCGGGTTCTGCGCTTTTTGAAATGATCCGTTATCTCACCGAACGCGAGCCGATCCTTGTTTGTCCTGCGTGGTTCTTCTCACAGGCGCAACCCATCGCCATCCGTGATGTGCTTTCCTATCTGGTGGATGCGATTCACACACCCGACAGTGTTGGGCGCGTGATCGAGATCGGAGGTCCCACCCGCCTCACCTACGCGGACATGCTGCTTGGTTATGCAAAGGAGCGGAATCTCCGCCGCTGGTTGATCCGCACGCCGTTCCACGCTCCGCGTCTCTCCGCGTACTGGGTTCACATGGTCACGCCGATCCATTGGCGCGTGGTCGCCCCGCTGATCGAAGGGCTGCGCGCAAACTTGATCGTCCGTGACGATGATGCACGGAAATTGTTTCCGCACATCCAACCGCTCGATTTCCAAACCGCCGCGCATCTTGCGCTCGGACGCATCCAACGCGACAACGTGGAAACGTCATGGTCGGATGCGCTGGTCACCGCGGTGGGCGATGTCAAGCCATATGAGTTCGTGGTGGAAGAAGGCATGTACATCGAACGCCGTCAAATGGAACTCGACCTGCCCGCAGAGACGGTCTTCCGCTCGTACACTGGCATCGGCGGCGAACGCGGCTGGCTGTACATGGATTGGAGTTGGGCGCTGCGCGGCTGGCTCGATAAAGCCATCGGCGGCGTCGGCTTGCGGCGCGGAAGGCGTCACCCCGATGAGATCAACCCCGGTGAATCGCTCGATTTCTGGCGCGTGGAAACCGTGGAGAAAAACCGCCTGATGCGCCTGCGGGCAGAGATGAAATTACCGGGCAAGGCATGGCTGCAATTCGAATCCCTGCCGAAGGAGGACGACAAGACACTGTTCACCGTCACCGCATACTTTGCGCCGTATGGCTTGTTCGGATTTTTGTATTGGTATGCCATGTGGCCCTTCCACAAACCGCTATTCGACGGTCTCGCGCGCAGACTGGCGTCACGGGCGCGGGTGCTGGCAAGATCGTACTAAATTTTCCCGAAGTGCGGACTTTTCAGTCCGCGCTTTTTATAGCAGACTGAAGTCTGCACTCCGTATTTATGGCGGCATAAAACTTTTCACATCAACGGGGTTATACAAGGCATGACAAACTTCATATTCCCCATTCTCGGATATTTACTCGGCTCGCTCCCGTTCTCGATCTGGGTCACACGCTACATCAAAGGCGTGGACGTGCGCAATGCGGGCTCGGGTCATGCCACCACTACGAATACCATCCGCCAGGCGGGGTTCGGCTGGGGCGCACTCGTTCTCATTTTGGACATCGCCAAGGGATTTCTGCCGACCTTTCTCGCTGTGAAATATTCCGGCGAGACGTGGGTCATTGCGCTGACGGCAACTGCCGCAGTTATCGGTCACTGCTGGACGGTCTTCGCCGGGTTCCGCGGCGGGATGGGGCTGGCAACGGCAGGTGGCGCAATGCTGGCGGTCAATCCGCTGGCATTTCTGATCTGTTTTGCGCTTTTGCTTTTGCTGGTGCTGATCATACGTCATTCGGCACGGGCAAGCGTGGCGACCGGCGTTCTCGCCGCGCCGATGTTGTGGCTGTTGAACATCCGCGATGCATCCATGTGGGTCATTGCCGGCGCGGGAATTGTGATCGCGATCCGTTTTTTGATCGATTGGAATCGCAAGTATCGGGAGTTGTGGCTGGACCGGGAGAAAAAAACATCAGGCTGAAAGCCTGATTTGAAAAAACTTCGGGGAAGAATCTGCTCGATTTTGGCGGACAATTCAGAGCGGGGTGTGAAGCGGAATCATTCGCCCAGCAGCCAGCCGAACAAGCCCTGTTTCTTGAGAGTAGTTTCCTCCAACCTCGGCATCGAAAGCAATGCGACCGTAATATTATCGTGTCCGCCGCGTTCATTGGCGAGATTGACCAGCGCTTCGGCGGCGGATTTCAAATCCTTTTTCGAGCGGATGATCTGCTGGATTTCGTCGTCCCAGACGAGGTCAGTCAGACCGTCGGTGCAAAGCAGGATGGTGTCGCCGGGCTCAAGATGGAATCCTTGATTGTTGATGGATTCCTCGTCGGTTTCATCATTGTCGATGCGCAGGCGGAAATCGACTTCGGGCAGTTTTACGCCGCCAAGGTGACGGCGGATGACATGCACATTGGGATGGTCGTGCATTTGCTCGGCAGTGATGATGCCCTTCTCGTACGCCTCCTGCACCCAGGTGTGATCAATGGACAGGCGTTGGATGAATTTTCCCCGCAATAGATAAATGCGTGTGTCGCCCACATAGGCGGTGTACAAACGGTTCTCAATGATCCATGCACAGGCGCAGGTGGCGCCCATGCCTTCCTTGTCCGCCTTTCCAGCGGAGTGCGCCGCAATCGCCTGACTGGCGTCGTGGATGGCGTTTTCAAGGATCTTCAGGGGTTTCTTGGCATTACTTTCCGCCACATGCATGCCGATATAGTTGACGGCAAGTTCAGCGGCAACTTCACCGGCTTGATGTCCCCCAATCCCATCCGCAACGATCGCAAATACCGATGGGCGAGCATCATCCTTCCCCAATTGGAAAGACGAGATCGCATAACGATCCTCATTATTCTTGCCGGACTTGCCAGCATGGCTAAGTGCGGCAATATGCAGATGAGCAAGTGTTGTACGAATCATCCTTCGATTTGGACAGTGACCTTCGGTAATGATGGTGGCGGAGGCGTTCTGAGCATAAATCGGTACACCAACTGTCCAAAGTGTACCATATCCCCATGCATAAGCCGATAGCCCTCACGGGGGATTGGCTCATAGTTCACCCATGTCCCCGCGATCGAATTGTTATCCATCAAAAGATAACCGCCGTCATCTGTCAGGCGCAGGCGCGCATGGACGGATGAAATGGATGGATGATCCAAAATATGACTGCATTGTACCGGATCGGTCCCCAAAATAAGTTCCTGTCCATTCAGCGGGAGCGGCGCAACCGCGGCAAACTGCCCATCCTCATTCAAGCGGATGAGGGAAGCAGCCGCATCACCGCCGGACTTTGAAACTGATTCTGTTTTCTTTGACGTGGTGCGCCGCTTTTTGGTTTTCACCTGCATGGAGGCGGGCAATGCCTCCTCCTCCAGCACATTGATCGGCTGGGTCAACGGATCATTTTGCGCGCGGCGCGCCTCACGCAGGGAACGCAGGGTGGGGATCCGCACCCGCCCGCTGATCAGGATGAAGAACAGCACCAGCCCCGCGAGAATGATGGATGCAAAAGTGATCCATGTGCGATATTTCGCGAGGAAAGCGGTCGGTCCGCTGGGAGGTTTGACAACCGTAACCGCGATCGGAACCGGCAGGCTTGCCTTGCTAAAACCAAGCACGTCCACTGCCTCAACGACGACCTGATGTTCGCCGTTGGCATCGTAGGCGGTCAAATCCCATGTGAAGACATCGAACGGTTCGGACGTATTCTCGTCCACGATGTCTCCATCCACATACAGGGTCGTCCGCGTGAGTGGGCGCGGATGTCCATCCGGGAATTCGACGATGATCTCGATCTGCTGGGTTTCGGGCAGGAGCATGTCCGTGTTGAACGGGTCATCCTCCGGAGCCTGACGCGTGATCTGCAATTGCGGCGCGACCAGGAACGGGTTGGGCGGCTGGACGTTCAAATTGAACGATTGCCCATTGGAAAGCATGTTCCCGACCGACGGCAGGTTGACCTGAACCCGTAGTTCATGGTCGCCGGATGTATTCAACCGCGATGTGTAGGTCAACTGGTAGATGCGGCGTAGAATCGAAAAATAGGCTTCCGGATCGGGAAAGCGTTCCTCGCCTGAATACTGGAACATGCTCCCGCCGGTCTGAATGGCAAGATTATTGAAGATCGCCGCGCTGGTGGTGGTAAAGGTGGTGTTTGCATCCACGTACCAGACAAATACGCGGACGTTGTTCTCGAGCGCGCGCTGGATCAGCGGTTCAAGAGATGCGGCAAGGGAGGGGTCATCCATCAACGGAGTGATGAACAGGATGGCGCGCTTCATGCCGAGATAGGGCGTCTGCGCGCTGACCACATCCAGCGCGGTGACGAGGGATTGCAGGTTGGGGCGCGAGGCGCGTAAATCCGGCTGGAAACCGTTCAACCCGACGATAAAATCCGCTGGGCTGGCATGGTTTATGACGGGTCCCGCCTGGCTGACGAGGCTGAGGTCATCGGGCAGGTCGGCGGGACGGCTCTCCGCCCATTGTGCGATGACCTGTGAAACGCGTTGGAAGCGCGAAATGCCGTTGGCATTCTGTGTTGCAAGCGCGGGACCTTGATTGACGGCGACCGCCAACTGCAGGGGGATCG from Anaerolineales bacterium includes:
- a CDS encoding DUF2867 domain-containing protein, which codes for MAEKKLILVTGATGYVGGRLVPRLLEAGYRVRCLVRDPSRLQGRGWLNQVEVAEGDAINPDDLVNAMQDVSVAYYLIHGMQGGKINAERDLQIARIFAHAAEEAGVERIIYLGELVDPTANLSPYLRARHETGYLLRYSKVPVTEIRAGMIIGSGSALFEMIRYLTEREPILVCPAWFFSQAQPIAIRDVLSYLVDAIHTPDSVGRVIEIGGPTRLTYADMLLGYAKERNLRRWLIRTPFHAPRLSAYWVHMVTPIHWRVVAPLIEGLRANLIVRDDDARKLFPHIQPLDFQTAAHLALGRIQRDNVETSWSDALVTAVGDVKPYEFVVEEGMYIERRQMELDLPAETVFRSYTGIGGERGWLYMDWSWALRGWLDKAIGGVGLRRGRRHPDEINPGESLDFWRVETVEKNRLMRLRAEMKLPGKAWLQFESLPKEDDKTLFTVTAYFAPYGLFGFLYWYAMWPFHKPLFDGLARRLASRARVLARSY
- a CDS encoding glycerol-3-phosphate acyltransferase, which codes for MTNFIFPILGYLLGSLPFSIWVTRYIKGVDVRNAGSGHATTTNTIRQAGFGWGALVLILDIAKGFLPTFLAVKYSGETWVIALTATAAVIGHCWTVFAGFRGGMGLATAGGAMLAVNPLAFLICFALLLLLVLIIRHSARASVATGVLAAPMLWLLNIRDASMWVIAGAGIVIAIRFLIDWNRKYRELWLDREKKTSG
- a CDS encoding protein phosphatase 2C domain-containing protein — its product is MIRTTLAHLHIAALSHAGKSGKNNEDRYAISSFQLGKDDARPSVFAIVADGIGGHQAGEVAAELAVNYIGMHVAESNAKKPLKILENAIHDASQAIAAHSAGKADKEGMGATCACAWIIENRLYTAYVGDTRIYLLRGKFIQRLSIDHTWVQEAYEKGIITAEQMHDHPNVHVIRRHLGGVKLPEVDFRLRIDNDETDEESINNQGFHLEPGDTILLCTDGLTDLVWDDEIQQIIRSKKDLKSAAEALVNLANERGGHDNITVALLSMPRLEETTLKKQGLFGWLLGE
- a CDS encoding FHA domain-containing protein — translated: MSKNKTLLFLLVLGLVVSVVPQARAQQTGAIVTLYNADASNFPTVSAFVDVYDAQRIFASGLAPEAVSVIENGQTLPVDSLVEMAIPLQLAVAVNQGPALATQNANGISRFQRVSQVIAQWAESRPADLPDDLSLVSQAGPVINHASPADFIVGLNGFQPDLRASRPNLQSLVTALDVVSAQTPYLGMKRAILFITPLMDDPSLAASLEPLIQRALENNVRVFVWYVDANTTFTTTSAAIFNNLAIQTGGSMFQYSGEERFPDPEAYFSILRRIYQLTYTSRLNTSGDHELRVQVNLPSVGNMLSNGQSFNLNVQPPNPFLVAPQLQITRQAPEDDPFNTDMLLPETQQIEIIVEFPDGHPRPLTRTTLYVDGDIVDENTSEPFDVFTWDLTAYDANGEHQVVVEAVDVLGFSKASLPVPIAVTVVKPPSGPTAFLAKYRTWITFASIILAGLVLFFILISGRVRIPTLRSLREARRAQNDPLTQPINVLEEEALPASMQVKTKKRRTTSKKTESVSKSGGDAAASLIRLNEDGQFAAVAPLPLNGQELILGTDPVQCSHILDHPSISSVHARLRLTDDGGYLLMDNNSIAGTWVNYEPIPREGYRLMHGDMVHFGQLVYRFMLRTPPPPSLPKVTVQIEG